One genomic region from Sinorhizobium numidicum encodes:
- a CDS encoding winged helix-turn-helix domain-containing protein: MRILVIEDDQKTSEYILRGLSEAGHVCDVIEDGRDALFQASREPYDVMIVDRMLPGLDGLSLVKAVRAAKVKTPVLFLTAVGGVDDRVEGLEAGGDDYLTKPFAFSELLARVNALCRRPPVQDQKTLLRFADLEMDMVKRQVSRRGQTIDLQPREFTLLEVLMRAEGRVLTRTMLLERVWDFHFDPKTSVVETHISRLRAKIDKPFDAPLLHTVRNIGYRLDARR, from the coding sequence ATGCGCATTCTCGTCATCGAGGACGACCAAAAGACATCGGAATATATTCTAAGGGGCCTGTCCGAAGCGGGTCATGTCTGCGATGTCATCGAGGACGGTCGTGACGCCCTCTTTCAGGCCAGCCGTGAGCCATACGACGTCATGATCGTCGATAGAATGCTGCCGGGTCTGGACGGACTTTCCCTGGTCAAAGCGGTCCGCGCGGCGAAGGTGAAGACCCCGGTGTTGTTCCTGACAGCGGTCGGCGGGGTCGACGACCGGGTGGAAGGACTTGAGGCGGGCGGAGATGATTACCTGACAAAGCCCTTCGCCTTTTCGGAGCTGCTCGCCCGTGTCAACGCGCTTTGCCGGCGCCCTCCGGTCCAGGATCAGAAAACGCTTCTTCGTTTTGCCGATCTGGAAATGGACATGGTCAAGCGACAGGTCAGCCGCCGGGGGCAGACGATCGATCTGCAGCCGCGGGAATTCACGCTGCTCGAGGTGCTGATGCGGGCAGAAGGGAGGGTGCTGACGCGGACAATGCTTCTGGAACGGGTGTGGGATTTCCACTTCGACCCAAAGACCAGCGTCGTCGAAACACATATCAGCCGTCTAAGAGCGAAGATCGACAAGCCGTTCGACGCTCCGCTGCTCCATACGGTGCGCAATATCGGATATCGCCTCGATGCGCGCCGCTAG
- a CDS encoding BTAD domain-containing putative transcriptional regulator, translating to MAALRVEVLGGLDVQTESGPIGFATRKALALFTYLALDAGRTHGRTQLHGLLWGDCEDRQARGSLRYALTDIRKALGQYRTALCTDRDRVSLKPEDVAVDASEFERLARSQVPAELRRAVALYRGDLLTGVEIRAPAFNEWLEEERERLRGLVAQALGRLLEMEPDYDLAQRLLALDPFNEIAHRALMRHYAEQKQWTLAMRQFDACAALLKRELGVAPEAATCSLRETILNRRPASGGATSSPAGTASNFGPPGIAVSTFGCIDAVPETAAMASGRREAVATELARFRDVNVFRDRSADDAHFSLEATLQRLGSRLRLTATKQQ from the coding sequence ATGGCAGCGCTCCGTGTAGAGGTTCTTGGTGGGCTTGACGTTCAGACCGAGTCCGGACCCATCGGGTTTGCGACCCGGAAGGCGCTGGCATTGTTTACCTATCTCGCTCTCGATGCTGGCCGCACCCATGGCCGGACTCAGCTCCATGGATTGTTGTGGGGCGACTGCGAGGACCGGCAGGCCCGCGGCAGTTTGCGGTACGCCCTGACGGACATCCGTAAAGCGCTGGGACAGTACCGCACGGCGTTGTGCACCGATCGTGACAGAGTTAGCCTGAAGCCTGAGGACGTGGCCGTCGACGCTTCGGAATTCGAACGCCTCGCGCGCTCGCAGGTGCCGGCCGAGCTGCGGAGGGCCGTGGCGCTCTACAGAGGCGATCTGCTTACGGGTGTCGAGATCCGCGCGCCTGCATTCAACGAATGGCTTGAGGAAGAACGTGAACGTTTGCGCGGGCTTGTCGCGCAGGCGCTCGGTCGTCTCCTCGAGATGGAGCCGGATTACGACCTGGCTCAGCGGCTGTTAGCTCTCGATCCATTCAATGAGATTGCTCATCGCGCGTTGATGCGCCACTACGCCGAGCAGAAGCAATGGACGCTCGCCATGCGCCAGTTTGATGCCTGTGCGGCCTTGCTGAAGCGCGAGTTGGGCGTGGCCCCGGAAGCCGCTACCTGCAGTCTCCGAGAAACTATCCTGAACCGCCGACCTGCCTCAGGCGGGGCGACTTCATCACCGGCCGGCACTGCTAGCAACTTTGGACCTCCCGGCATAGCGGTCTCTACATTTGGCTGCATTGATGCGGTCCCCGAAACAGCGGCCATGGCATCGGGACGGCGGGAGGCAGTGGCGACAGAACTCGCCCGCTTTCGAGACGTGAACGTCTTCCGCGACCGAAGTGCTGACGATGCTCACTTCAGCCTGGAGGCTACACTTCAACGGCTAGGCTCACGTCTGAGACTGACTGCAACGAAACAGCAATAG
- a CDS encoding type II toxin-antitoxin system ParD family antitoxin, which produces MGTMNISLPDHLKSFVDEQVAGRGYGTSSEYIRELIRRDQDRLSLRRLLLDGASSEQTKPVDERYFNDLRDRVRPRHSK; this is translated from the coding sequence ATGGGCACGATGAACATTTCTCTACCGGACCATCTTAAGAGCTTCGTCGATGAGCAGGTCGCGGGTCGGGGCTATGGGACGAGCAGCGAATATATCCGCGAACTGATCCGTCGAGATCAGGACCGTCTCAGTTTGCGCAGACTATTGCTTGACGGCGCATCGTCTGAACAGACTAAGCCCGTCGACGAGCGCTATTTCAACGATCTGCGCGATCGAGTGCGTCCTCGGCACAGCAAGTGA
- a CDS encoding ImmA/IrrE family metallo-endopeptidase has translation MTMMDELSVVSSARAFISKCGPLAQPVSVDTYAAAIDGTIKKEALNDGEDGWSFKTPKGRYKICVNCNQNDRRQRFTVCHEVAHAVLDIAPDHSQPSWSFSKRPQGEIFCDIFAAELLLPYKLFKPQVDMAEMGMAAVGALADDFDASLLATGSRFATFSKNLCAFVVAEGGKVRYSARSASLRQAKGWIRPGSLLPEGSYSARARAGEKSSRPEETEADEWFEDWDRDGGLFEDVLHVDQWDQTLTLLWYEEEDAPPRRIERKQWEEETHGLRELDGNLPWPGRRKRR, from the coding sequence ATGACGATGATGGATGAGTTGTCAGTAGTTTCCTCGGCACGGGCGTTTATCAGCAAATGCGGGCCTCTTGCACAGCCGGTCTCGGTCGATACATACGCGGCAGCAATCGACGGCACGATCAAGAAGGAAGCCTTGAACGACGGCGAAGATGGCTGGTCGTTCAAGACGCCCAAGGGTAGGTACAAGATCTGCGTGAACTGTAATCAGAACGACAGGCGCCAGAGATTTACCGTCTGCCACGAGGTCGCCCACGCCGTTTTAGACATCGCCCCCGATCATAGCCAGCCAAGCTGGAGTTTCAGCAAGCGGCCCCAAGGCGAGATTTTTTGCGACATTTTCGCCGCCGAGTTACTCCTGCCTTACAAGCTCTTCAAGCCGCAGGTTGACATGGCGGAAATGGGGATGGCGGCGGTCGGCGCGCTCGCCGATGACTTCGACGCCTCGCTTCTTGCGACCGGCTCGCGTTTTGCAACCTTCTCGAAAAATCTCTGCGCGTTCGTCGTTGCGGAAGGTGGCAAGGTTCGCTACAGCGCCCGCTCGGCGAGTCTACGCCAAGCAAAGGGCTGGATCAGGCCCGGATCGCTCCTGCCCGAGGGTTCCTACAGCGCCCGCGCACGAGCGGGCGAGAAATCGTCACGACCTGAAGAAACTGAGGCCGATGAATGGTTCGAAGACTGGGACCGCGATGGCGGTCTCTTCGAAGACGTCCTGCATGTCGATCAATGGGATCAGACGCTGACGCTACTGTGGTACGAAGAGGAGGATGCCCCGCCCCGGCGTATCGAGCGTAAACAATGGGAGGAAGAGACCCATGGCCTGCGGGAGCTTGACGGCAATCTGCCCTGGCCGGGCCGCAGGAAGCGGCGATAG
- a CDS encoding IS1182 family transposase, which yields MMGEQSVMQEELFYGFSLERHVPADHLLRAIDRFVDLSGVRQHLAPYYSPIGRPSIDPELLIRMLIVGYCFGIRSERRLCEEVHLNLAYRWFCRLGLEGDVPDHSTFSKTRHGRFRDADLLRELFESVVRRCMREGLVGGEGFAVDASMIVADAHRQRGIETAEDLDPKAKRAVGEYLATLDDAAFGAATPVEPKFISPVDPAARWTASWGGPAVYAYCTNYLIDVEHAIIVDVEPSTAVRQAEVTAAKTMIERTHDELGLWPERLIADTGYGSAEMLNWLVHERGIEPHIPVFDKSKRKDGTFSREDFAYDHASDTYRCPGGKLLQHYRRRFSTPRTGVGKDNTLRYLASKHDCDPCALKPRCCPKTPARKVTRSIYEGARDMARDIAKTDAYQTSRYQRKKVEMLFAHLKRILKLDRLRLRGPCGARDEFHLAAIAQNLRKLAKICSRRTVIPAS from the coding sequence ATGATGGGCGAGCAAAGTGTGATGCAGGAGGAGCTGTTCTATGGCTTCAGTCTGGAGCGGCACGTGCCGGCGGACCACCTTCTCAGGGCCATCGACCGCTTCGTTGACCTTTCCGGTGTCCGCCAGCACCTCGCGCCTTACTACAGCCCGATCGGCCGTCCCTCGATCGACCCTGAACTGCTGATCCGCATGCTGATTGTCGGCTACTGCTTCGGCATCCGTTCGGAGCGGCGGCTGTGCGAGGAAGTCCACCTGAACCTGGCCTATCGGTGGTTCTGTCGGCTTGGCCTCGAGGGCGATGTGCCGGACCATTCGACGTTCTCCAAGACGCGCCATGGCCGCTTCCGTGATGCCGATCTGCTGCGCGAGCTGTTTGAGAGCGTCGTGCGGCGCTGCATGAGAGAAGGCCTCGTCGGCGGCGAGGGCTTTGCCGTCGATGCCAGCATGATCGTGGCGGACGCCCATCGTCAGCGCGGGATCGAGACCGCCGAGGACCTCGACCCCAAAGCCAAGCGGGCTGTGGGAGAGTATCTCGCCACTCTGGATGATGCCGCCTTCGGAGCCGCCACGCCGGTGGAGCCCAAGTTCATCTCGCCGGTCGACCCGGCGGCACGCTGGACCGCCTCTTGGGGCGGCCCGGCTGTCTACGCCTACTGCACCAACTATCTCATCGATGTAGAGCACGCCATCATCGTGGACGTGGAGCCCTCGACTGCCGTGCGTCAGGCCGAGGTGACGGCCGCAAAGACCATGATCGAGCGTACTCACGACGAACTCGGCCTGTGGCCGGAACGGCTGATTGCCGACACCGGCTATGGCTCGGCCGAGATGCTGAACTGGCTGGTGCATGAGCGCGGGATCGAGCCGCATATCCCGGTGTTCGATAAGTCCAAGCGCAAGGACGGCACCTTCTCGCGTGAGGACTTCGCCTACGACCATGCAAGCGATACCTACCGCTGCCCAGGTGGGAAGCTTCTTCAGCACTACCGTCGGCGATTCTCGACACCGCGGACCGGTGTGGGAAAGGACAACACGCTACGCTATCTGGCGAGCAAGCATGATTGCGACCCCTGCGCACTCAAGCCCCGCTGTTGTCCGAAGACGCCGGCGCGCAAGGTAACGCGCTCAATCTATGAGGGCGCGCGCGACATGGCTCGCGACATTGCCAAAACCGACGCGTACCAGACGTCACGCTATCAGCGAAAGAAGGTGGAAATGCTCTTCGCGCACCTCAAACGCATTCTGAAGCTCGATAGATTGCGACTACGCGGCCCCTGCGGTGCCCGCGATGAGTTCCACCTCGCCGCCATCGCCCAGAACCTGAGGAAATTGGCCAAGATCTGCAGCCGGCGGACGGTAATCCCGGCCAGTTAG
- a CDS encoding IS110 family transposase, translated as MKDMIIGVDLAKNVFQLHGASMTGDVKYRKKLSRGQFLRFMSEQPSALVVMEACGSAHYWARELVKLGHAVKLIAPQYVRPFVKRQKNDAADAEAIAIAARQPEMRFVEPKTADQQARAVLFRARERIVHQRTELVNALRAVLYEYGQVIPQGIGHVKRIEAIVENTEIDLPELVREECHDLLAQIGEKTARIEEKTKKLADLSRQSETARRLQTMPGVGPLIALAVEAFAPAMQSFRCGRDFAAWLGLVPRQFSSGGKERLGRVSKAGQADIRRLLIIGAMARVSWAGRKPPAQGSWLSRMLAKKPRMLVTIALANKMARKIWAMLTKQEDYRDPALAVPA; from the coding sequence ATGAAGGACATGATCATCGGGGTGGATCTGGCAAAGAATGTTTTCCAGCTGCATGGGGCATCGATGACAGGCGATGTGAAGTATCGCAAGAAACTGTCTCGTGGGCAGTTCTTGCGGTTCATGTCAGAGCAGCCATCGGCGCTTGTTGTTATGGAAGCCTGCGGCAGCGCCCATTACTGGGCGCGCGAGCTGGTCAAGCTGGGCCATGCAGTAAAGTTGATCGCGCCGCAATATGTGCGCCCGTTCGTGAAGCGGCAGAAGAACGACGCGGCCGATGCCGAGGCAATCGCCATCGCGGCCCGCCAGCCTGAAATGCGTTTTGTCGAGCCGAAGACCGCTGATCAGCAAGCGCGGGCGGTTCTGTTTCGCGCGCGGGAGCGTATTGTGCACCAGCGAACGGAACTGGTGAACGCTCTGCGCGCCGTTCTCTACGAATATGGGCAGGTCATTCCGCAGGGGATTGGTCACGTCAAGCGCATTGAGGCGATTGTCGAGAATACTGAAATCGACCTGCCCGAGCTTGTGCGGGAGGAGTGCCACGACCTTCTGGCCCAGATCGGCGAGAAGACGGCCCGGATCGAGGAGAAGACGAAGAAGCTCGCTGACCTGTCGCGGCAGAGCGAAACCGCGCGCCGGCTTCAGACCATGCCGGGTGTGGGGCCGCTGATCGCACTGGCTGTCGAAGCTTTCGCGCCAGCGATGCAGAGCTTCCGATGCGGCCGGGACTTTGCCGCTTGGCTCGGCCTCGTTCCACGACAGTTTTCTTCTGGCGGGAAAGAGAGGCTCGGCCGGGTGTCGAAGGCTGGTCAGGCCGATATCCGCAGGCTCCTGATCATCGGAGCAATGGCCCGCGTGAGTTGGGCGGGTCGCAAACCGCCAGCGCAAGGATCGTGGCTTTCGCGGATGCTCGCGAAGAAGCCGCGCATGCTGGTGACGATCGCGCTGGCGAACAAAATGGCTCGGAAAATATGGGCCATGCTGACGAAGCAGGAAGATTATCGAGACCCGGCTCTGGCTGTGCCGGCGTGA
- a CDS encoding IS110 family transposase, translated as MPVKADQPQAHTATPVDLGAIFVSLELSKSTWLVTALSPGSEKMSRHAVTGGDIAGLFSCFATLRQKAQRRVDKLYPLVVIQEAGLDGFWLGRVLSKETWIESHIVEAASIAMPRRHRRAKTDRIDGETLIRAVMAWKRGEPRACSMVKLRTPEEEDNRRLGRERKTLIAERVFHVNRIKGLLFSQGIRDYEPLRRDRRQRLEELRTGDGRIVSKHLRAEICRELDRLELLLTQIKAVEAERDALMSRESTSAPARAATLLRIKGIGPEFATILYSEGLFRHFDNRRQVAAYAGLAPSPWQSGNVNREQGVSKAGNPRLRATMVELAWLWLRHQPNSALTFWFKERIARNSGRLKRPMIVALARKLLAALWKYVSSGVVIEGAVMKTA; from the coding sequence ATGCCGGTGAAAGCAGATCAACCCCAAGCACATACCGCTACCCCCGTCGATCTTGGCGCAATTTTCGTATCGTTGGAACTGAGCAAATCGACATGGCTCGTGACCGCTCTCTCGCCGGGGAGCGAGAAAATGTCTCGCCATGCTGTAACTGGTGGTGACATCGCCGGCTTGTTCTCGTGTTTCGCCACCCTTCGCCAGAAAGCGCAGCGGCGTGTGGACAAGCTTTATCCACTGGTGGTGATCCAGGAGGCCGGGCTTGATGGCTTCTGGCTGGGGCGAGTGCTTAGCAAGGAAACCTGGATTGAGAGCCATATTGTGGAGGCTGCATCCATTGCCATGCCGCGCCGACATCGCCGCGCAAAGACCGATCGCATAGACGGCGAAACATTAATACGGGCTGTGATGGCCTGGAAACGCGGTGAACCTCGTGCTTGCTCGATGGTCAAACTCCGCACGCCCGAAGAGGAAGACAACCGCCGGCTCGGACGAGAGCGGAAGACCCTGATTGCGGAACGTGTTTTTCACGTCAATCGCATAAAGGGGCTGCTCTTCTCCCAAGGAATACGAGATTACGAGCCTTTGCGTCGCGATCGCCGTCAGCGCCTGGAGGAGCTTCGAACGGGAGATGGCCGGATAGTGTCGAAGCACCTGAGAGCAGAGATCTGCCGTGAGCTCGATCGTCTCGAATTGCTGCTCACACAGATCAAAGCGGTAGAAGCAGAACGCGATGCGTTGATGTCCCGCGAGTCCACCAGCGCACCGGCAAGAGCAGCCACGCTGTTAAGGATCAAGGGAATTGGTCCCGAGTTCGCGACGATACTTTACTCAGAAGGCTTGTTCAGACACTTCGACAATCGGCGGCAAGTCGCGGCCTACGCAGGGCTTGCTCCTTCGCCTTGGCAAAGTGGCAACGTCAATCGTGAGCAGGGTGTCTCGAAGGCGGGGAATCCGCGCTTGCGAGCGACGATGGTTGAGCTCGCCTGGCTATGGCTGCGCCATCAACCGAACTCGGCGCTGACCTTCTGGTTCAAGGAGCGCATTGCACGCAACAGCGGTCGTCTTAAGAGACCGATGATCGTCGCTCTGGCTCGCAAGTTGCTGGCCGCCCTCTGGAAGTACGTGAGCTCCGGCGTCGTAATCGAAGGAGCGGTGATGAAAACCGCCTGA
- a CDS encoding IS110 family transposase, with the protein MKHVSTIGLDLAKLVFQVHGVDIEGSPLFNRKLRRGEVLRFFEKLPRCLVGMEACGGAHYWAREIANLGHDVRLIPPAYVKPFVKRGKTDAADAEAISEAVIRKTMRFVPIKTAEQQADAMVLKTRALLVQQRTQSINALRAHLAELGIIAASGLSSVAVLMAIVREGEDTRLPAAARFALTAVADQIDALTDQINELERAIVMKAKRDEDMRRLTTIPGVGAIIAATIKALVPDPGGFKSARHFAAWVGLTPRPHSSGGKERLGGISKMGNPELRVLLVLGATAVLRIARNDDRAQPWLKALLARRPFKVAAVALANKMTRIIWALLNRGGIYNRPEPLSFTTAA; encoded by the coding sequence ATGAAGCATGTTAGCACCATCGGGCTCGATTTAGCCAAACTCGTTTTCCAGGTTCACGGCGTCGATATCGAAGGCTCGCCCCTGTTCAATCGGAAACTGCGTCGAGGCGAGGTGCTGCGCTTCTTCGAAAAGCTGCCTCGATGTCTGGTTGGTATGGAGGCATGCGGTGGCGCTCACTATTGGGCGCGTGAGATCGCGAACCTCGGCCATGATGTGCGCCTCATTCCTCCGGCCTACGTCAAACCTTTCGTCAAGCGCGGTAAGACAGACGCGGCCGATGCTGAAGCCATCAGCGAGGCGGTGATCCGTAAAACCATGCGCTTCGTTCCGATCAAGACAGCCGAACAGCAAGCAGACGCAATGGTTCTGAAAACGCGCGCTCTTCTGGTGCAGCAGAGAACGCAGTCGATCAACGCCTTGCGGGCACATCTGGCTGAACTGGGTATCATCGCGGCCAGCGGCCTTTCCAGCGTTGCGGTGCTGATGGCTATCGTGCGGGAAGGTGAAGATACTCGACTGCCCGCAGCGGCACGTTTCGCCTTGACGGCGGTTGCCGATCAGATCGACGCCCTGACTGATCAGATCAACGAGCTCGAACGTGCCATCGTCATGAAGGCGAAGCGCGATGAAGACATGCGCCGCCTGACGACGATCCCCGGCGTCGGCGCTATTATCGCGGCAACCATAAAGGCCCTGGTTCCAGATCCCGGCGGATTCAAATCGGCGCGCCACTTCGCCGCCTGGGTGGGCTTGACACCGAGGCCCCATTCCAGCGGAGGCAAGGAACGATTGGGCGGGATCTCTAAAATGGGTAACCCCGAACTCCGCGTTCTGTTGGTCCTCGGGGCGACAGCCGTTCTGCGGATTGCCCGGAACGATGATCGGGCACAGCCCTGGCTGAAAGCGCTGCTCGCCAGGCGCCCGTTCAAGGTGGCCGCTGTCGCTTTGGCGAACAAGATGACCAGGATCATCTGGGCGCTTCTGAATAGGGGCGGGATTTACAATCGTCCTGAGCCACTCTCGTTCACTACGGCCGCCTGA
- a CDS encoding transposase: MLTITQARKVDALKQGSPEFALMRSLGMRFRGIFRSRDPGKLDSWIDDAVSSGLVVIKRFARVLHRDLDAVCNAIELSWSNGQAEGQINRLKTTKRAMYGRAGPKLLRARMLPLDQNRHHPK; encoded by the coding sequence ATGCTGACGATCACTCAGGCGAGAAAGGTCGATGCCTTGAAACAGGGCTCGCCTGAGTTCGCTTTGATGCGCAGCCTTGGCATGCGCTTCCGTGGAATCTTTCGCAGCCGCGATCCGGGCAAGCTCGACAGCTGGATTGACGATGCCGTTAGCTCGGGTTTGGTCGTAATTAAGCGGTTCGCACGCGTCCTGCACCGCGATCTTGATGCCGTCTGCAACGCCATCGAACTGTCATGGAGCAACGGCCAGGCGGAAGGCCAAATCAACCGCCTGAAGACAACCAAGCGTGCAATGTATGGCAGAGCTGGCCCGAAGCTGCTCAGGGCACGCATGCTGCCGCTCGACCAAAATCGCCACCACCCAAAGTGA
- a CDS encoding adenylate/guanylate cyclase domain-containing protein, protein MTLLRESCNEPQRNLGRRTQRAGLIVSGATVETAAHQQVTKQKCERSAYQLRRRFVLLVLPSLAAALIGLLFAFAQALSSSAEYAYESQAAAWHSALVATAERADPAAWLARQLGATKGEVAVASSALSREAEEMNWLCAVILDASGSIIAGTADRGCRNLSLGEFKSVKHGFSLFREQDGPSMHWLVATKIQANSKEPPLVVVTAEASANWERALSTYTLLWLGGVGSVFAISIGLALLFVSKAQSEIDHRTAALNEAHASLARFVSKNVSRRAEARSSSPRRINASVLFLDIRDFSSFAEAATPYEAAALVSAVANIGFQAVTAHGGDVDRLLGDGLVAWFEGDERKENAWRAANETLTRLRQCELPRQVGIGIHEGNLVEAEIGAGGRKDATILGDTVNIAAGLCGGALPSELIVSFELGRPPEGLSLVETATVALEIKGHQRPVQARRLRLGSGVECERETPTCLHHVPLSLSGSAAPRPPAIN, encoded by the coding sequence GTGACCCTACTGCGCGAAAGCTGTAACGAACCCCAGCGAAACCTGGGCCGGCGCACGCAACGCGCCGGTCTGATTGTCAGCGGCGCCACGGTGGAAACTGCGGCTCACCAGCAGGTAACGAAGCAGAAATGCGAGCGCTCGGCATACCAGTTGCGGCGTCGCTTCGTCTTGCTCGTGCTACCGTCACTTGCTGCCGCCCTGATCGGCTTGCTGTTTGCATTCGCGCAGGCGCTCTCAAGCAGCGCCGAATATGCTTATGAATCGCAGGCAGCAGCCTGGCACAGTGCTTTGGTCGCCACCGCAGAGCGTGCCGATCCGGCGGCATGGCTGGCACGCCAACTGGGCGCGACCAAGGGCGAGGTGGCGGTGGCGTCTTCGGCCCTGTCAAGGGAAGCCGAGGAGATGAACTGGCTATGTGCCGTCATTCTCGATGCGTCCGGTTCCATTATCGCGGGAACGGCAGATCGCGGCTGTCGAAATTTGAGCCTTGGTGAATTCAAGAGCGTAAAGCACGGCTTCTCTCTGTTCCGCGAACAGGACGGACCGTCGATGCATTGGCTGGTGGCAACCAAGATCCAAGCCAATTCGAAAGAACCGCCGCTGGTCGTGGTCACTGCGGAGGCATCTGCAAACTGGGAACGCGCGCTTTCCACCTACACGTTGCTCTGGCTCGGCGGGGTCGGCTCCGTCTTTGCCATATCGATCGGCCTGGCCCTCTTGTTTGTCTCAAAGGCGCAATCCGAAATCGACCACCGAACCGCCGCGTTGAACGAGGCCCATGCCTCGCTGGCGCGATTCGTTTCGAAGAATGTTAGCCGGCGTGCAGAGGCGCGGTCGAGCAGTCCGCGGCGTATCAATGCGTCGGTGCTGTTCCTCGACATTCGCGACTTTTCGAGCTTTGCCGAAGCGGCGACGCCGTACGAAGCGGCAGCGCTGGTCTCCGCGGTCGCAAATATTGGGTTCCAGGCTGTCACCGCTCACGGCGGCGACGTCGATCGCCTCCTGGGCGATGGTCTCGTGGCGTGGTTCGAGGGCGACGAACGGAAGGAGAATGCCTGGCGAGCGGCAAACGAGACGCTGACCCGGCTGCGGCAATGCGAGCTCCCTCGACAGGTCGGCATAGGCATACACGAGGGCAATCTGGTCGAGGCCGAAATCGGAGCTGGCGGGCGAAAGGACGCCACGATCCTTGGAGATACCGTCAACATCGCCGCCGGGCTCTGCGGAGGCGCGCTGCCGTCGGAGTTGATCGTGTCATTCGAGCTCGGCCGTCCGCCAGAGGGCCTATCGTTGGTGGAGACGGCGACCGTGGCTCTGGAAATCAAGGGACACCAGCGCCCTGTGCAAGCCCGCCGCCTAAGGCTAGGGTCCGGCGTCGAGTGCGAACGCGAAACGCCAACATGTTTGCACCATGTCCCTTTGAGTTTGTCCGGAAGCGCTGCCCCAAGGCCCCCAGCCATAAACTAG
- a CDS encoding type II toxin-antitoxin system RelE/ParE family toxin has translation MKTIIPRELARSDVEAAVDYYAREAGAEVALGFIDALQAAYDLIARHPESGALRYAYELGLPDLRSMSLKRYPYLVFYRDQTEHVDVWRVLHARRDIPQWMQEPDSH, from the coding sequence ATCAAAACGATTATACCCCGGGAGCTGGCTCGCAGTGACGTCGAGGCAGCCGTGGATTACTACGCACGCGAGGCTGGAGCCGAGGTCGCTCTGGGCTTTATCGACGCTCTCCAAGCAGCTTATGATCTGATCGCAAGGCATCCGGAGTCAGGAGCGCTGCGGTATGCATACGAGTTGGGATTGCCTGACCTGCGGAGCATGTCGCTGAAGCGATATCCCTATCTTGTCTTTTATCGTGACCAAACAGAGCATGTCGACGTGTGGCGTGTGCTTCATGCCAGGCGGGACATCCCGCAGTGGATGCAGGAGCCGGATAGTCATTGA